A stretch of the Sphingosinithalassobacter tenebrarum genome encodes the following:
- a CDS encoding response regulator transcription factor — MTGLKLLYVEDDARLAEQVRETLSAQGDSVEWVASGGEGLARAASEAFDVVILDRMLPDLNGIDLVARLREAGVAAPVLMLSALGRVENRVDGLEAGVDDYMAKPFEPSELVARIRALHRRAAGQAHSAVILFGDMECHVKARTAHRQGRHIPLSPKEFKLFKYLIENGGEVVTREMLLRHVWNLSFDPQTNVIDVSVGRLRRKLEEGFETPVLETIWGTGYRLVAA; from the coding sequence ATGACGGGTCTCAAGCTACTCTATGTCGAGGATGATGCGCGTCTTGCCGAACAGGTGCGCGAAACGCTGAGCGCACAGGGCGACAGTGTTGAATGGGTCGCGAGCGGCGGCGAGGGATTAGCCAGGGCGGCGAGCGAGGCGTTCGACGTCGTGATCCTCGATCGGATGCTGCCCGATCTCAACGGTATCGATCTGGTGGCGCGGCTGCGCGAGGCGGGCGTTGCGGCGCCGGTGCTGATGCTGTCGGCGCTGGGCCGGGTCGAGAACCGCGTCGACGGGCTGGAAGCGGGCGTCGACGATTATATGGCCAAGCCGTTCGAGCCGAGCGAGCTGGTCGCGCGCATCCGCGCGCTGCATCGTCGCGCAGCGGGACAGGCGCACAGCGCGGTGATCCTGTTCGGCGACATGGAATGCCATGTGAAGGCGCGCACTGCGCACCGTCAGGGGCGGCACATTCCGCTCAGTCCCAAGGAGTTCAAGCTGTTCAAATATCTGATCGAGAACGGCGGCGAGGTGGTGACGCGCGAAATGCTGCTGCGGCATGTGTGGAATCTGAGCTTCGATCCCCAGACCAATGTCATCGACGTCAGCGTCGGCCGGTTGCGCCGCAAGCTGGAGGAAGGGTTCGAGACGCCGGTGCTCGAAACCATCTGGGGCACGGGCTACCGGCTGGTGGCGGCCTAG
- a CDS encoding class I SAM-dependent methyltransferase, whose product MTSRETTQFLPRSDAEGWPEGTRRSLSDIAHLIAIGAVQWPWLLRSLSGGTKAAKQRLLDRLDLAPDALPNLGSWKADTGFLHLIVDHILEHQPETVLELGTGASSLIIAKALQRAGRGKLISCDQHADFVAATREWLHENGVEAELRATPLRPAPGGWPGIWYDHGSLPDRVDLLVIDGPPWTIHPYVRGAAETLFDRISVGGKILLDDGARPGERIIARKWRRNWPDFEFRLVHAGTKGTLIGTRLR is encoded by the coding sequence ATGACATCGCGCGAAACCACCCAATTCCTGCCGCGCAGCGATGCCGAGGGCTGGCCCGAAGGAACGCGCCGTTCGCTGTCCGACATCGCGCATCTGATCGCGATCGGCGCCGTCCAGTGGCCCTGGCTGTTGCGCAGCCTGAGCGGCGGCACGAAGGCGGCCAAGCAGCGCTTGCTCGATCGGCTCGACCTCGCGCCCGATGCCCTCCCCAATCTCGGCAGCTGGAAGGCCGATACGGGATTTCTCCACCTGATCGTCGATCATATTCTCGAGCACCAGCCCGAGACCGTGCTCGAACTCGGCACCGGCGCTTCGAGCCTGATCATCGCCAAGGCACTGCAAAGGGCCGGTCGGGGCAAGTTGATCAGTTGCGACCAGCACGCCGATTTCGTCGCCGCGACCCGCGAATGGCTGCACGAAAACGGTGTCGAGGCGGAGCTGCGTGCGACGCCGCTGCGCCCCGCACCGGGCGGCTGGCCGGGCATCTGGTATGATCACGGCTCCCTTCCCGACCGGGTCGACCTGCTGGTGATCGACGGACCGCCCTGGACGATCCATCCCTATGTCCGCGGCGCGGCCGAAACCTTGTTCGATCGCATTTCGGTGGGCGGCAAGATCCTGCTCGACGACGGCGCGCGGCCGGGCGAGCGGATCATCGCCCGCAAATGGCGCAGGAACTGGCCCGATTTCGAATTCAGGCTGGTCCATGCGGGGACCAAGGGCACGCTGATCGGCACCCGGTTGCGCTGA
- a CDS encoding diacylglycerol/lipid kinase family protein codes for MQRLWFVTNPHSGSATRQKCEAIETVFEERGLTLVGRSGFPDDPIPEAETLDREGVDTLVLFAGDGTINAALCKLANWQGSFLILPGGTMNLLAKALHGERDPHAIIRAAHGSDRRVALPYVEAGPHRAFVGLILGPAAHWFRAREEARRHHPARVLRAIGFAWRKTFGRSGLRVTGVPDAPRGYQAVFVEPFADGIDVRGIDARDWRAIVELGWDWLTGDWVTARAVTSARVQRMGIRGTGKVLALFDGEPVRLDADQAITSGMSAPAFISTREEESA; via the coding sequence ATGCAACGACTCTGGTTTGTTACCAATCCCCATTCCGGTTCTGCCACACGGCAGAAATGCGAAGCGATCGAAACCGTGTTCGAGGAGCGCGGCCTGACTCTGGTGGGGCGCAGTGGCTTCCCTGATGATCCGATCCCGGAGGCTGAAACGCTCGACCGCGAAGGCGTCGACACGCTGGTATTGTTCGCCGGTGACGGCACGATCAACGCCGCCCTGTGCAAACTGGCAAACTGGCAGGGCTCTTTTCTGATCCTCCCCGGCGGGACGATGAACCTGCTCGCCAAGGCATTGCACGGGGAACGCGACCCGCATGCGATCATCCGCGCTGCTCATGGAAGCGACCGGCGTGTCGCGCTGCCCTATGTCGAGGCCGGGCCGCATCGGGCCTTTGTCGGGCTGATTCTGGGACCCGCCGCGCACTGGTTCCGTGCGCGCGAGGAAGCCCGGCGGCATCACCCCGCCAGAGTGCTGCGCGCCATCGGGTTCGCCTGGCGCAAGACCTTCGGGCGCAGCGGCCTGCGCGTTACCGGGGTGCCCGATGCGCCGCGCGGATACCAGGCGGTGTTCGTCGAGCCCTTTGCCGACGGCATCGACGTGCGCGGGATCGATGCGCGCGACTGGCGCGCGATCGTCGAGCTGGGCTGGGACTGGCTGACCGGTGACTGGGTCACTGCGCGCGCCGTCACCAGCGCGCGTGTGCAGCGGATGGGAATTCGCGGAACCGGGAAGGTGCTCGCACTGTTCGATGGAGAGCCGGTGCGGCTCGACGCGGATCAGGCGATCACCAGCGGCATGAGTGCGCCGGCGTTCATCTCCACGCGCGAGGAGGAAAGCGCATGA
- a CDS encoding CHAT domain-containing tetratricopeptide repeat protein: MPGGVGDRLIYRGAAYYHLKKDEAALVDLQRAHATLASAGLQDSELMISVLDMIGSTYTDMGDLDRGLSMKRELLDRIAARQGPESSLYADALYTIGFIEYQKGDVEAALRDIRTAVRIKRDATAGTADPDVAMYWISEASLLNILGRVPEALESSRAVALWSEANLGSDHLLTASTLHNFGALLGVAGRHGEAIPILRRALAARERLLGGDNPQTALTLNSLAYSLERTGKVREAEQLYLASSAIFEANPDSSAPQTAGAVLLNASSIAAGSGRWEEATERAERARTLVATRAGTENLSYARVSIVLAELALQRGDASAALAFLEPALETLHRISEPYQTFRVRAEVLHGLAMLQAGQAAEGLDAARPAYIAIRERMRSDLVADETRLRTEEAYSQTLTLFAQLALEAGDPGLGLEALQLARLGDLERSGRMLAARAAAAGSAGTHLRELQDLVRQEQQLRAALSTAVAQSDSAAIREAEAALAQTDRAIRSARGEVATAFPGYAAAQRPELVRLEGLRERIPANGAILIAQPGLMGILTVAVTREGIAWHLTPRKRNEFQAAVTAIRTSVEDRTQPFALADAHLLYSAIFGADIAPLLAGKERLDILAGGYLSVIPFSLLVERAPQPGETLADAAWLVRRFAISTPLNIDRAEPRSARSVRPVRFAGFGDPALAPAGSGEAQLAVLVRGGGVSVQDIRDLPSLPGAGEELAAMARTFDNPGNLLLTGSQATETAIRAIDFSRYSVLAFATHGLVGGQLGGLDEPALVMTPPDTAVQDDDGLLTASEIARLRLDADWVILSACNTAAGSDAGTPTYSGLAQAFVFAGARSLLLSHWRVRDDAAARLSVATVRGAAQGLGKAEALRRAQLELMADPDIPDAAHPAIWAPFILIES, from the coding sequence TTGCCCGGAGGCGTTGGCGACCGGCTGATCTATCGCGGAGCGGCATATTATCACCTGAAGAAGGATGAAGCCGCGCTTGTCGATCTGCAGCGCGCGCATGCAACGCTCGCCAGCGCGGGGTTGCAGGACAGCGAGCTGATGATCTCGGTGCTCGATATGATCGGGTCGACCTACACCGATATGGGCGATCTCGATCGCGGATTGTCGATGAAGCGCGAATTGCTCGATCGGATCGCGGCCCGCCAGGGGCCGGAAAGCTCGCTCTATGCCGATGCGCTCTACACGATCGGTTTCATCGAATATCAGAAGGGCGACGTGGAGGCGGCGCTGCGCGATATTCGCACGGCGGTACGGATCAAGCGCGACGCGACCGCCGGCACCGCCGATCCCGATGTCGCGATGTACTGGATCAGCGAAGCGTCGCTGCTCAACATTCTGGGACGCGTTCCCGAAGCGCTCGAATCCTCGCGCGCCGTAGCACTCTGGTCGGAGGCTAACCTCGGGTCGGATCATTTGCTCACGGCATCCACGCTGCATAATTTCGGGGCGCTGCTCGGAGTGGCGGGACGGCATGGCGAGGCGATTCCGATCCTGCGCCGGGCGCTCGCCGCGCGCGAACGGCTGCTCGGCGGCGATAATCCGCAGACCGCGCTGACGCTGAACAGCCTGGCCTATTCGCTCGAGCGGACCGGCAAGGTGCGCGAGGCAGAGCAGCTCTATCTTGCCTCGTCGGCGATTTTCGAAGCCAATCCCGATTCGAGCGCGCCGCAGACTGCGGGCGCTGTGCTGCTCAATGCCTCCAGCATCGCGGCCGGATCGGGTCGCTGGGAAGAGGCTACCGAGCGAGCCGAACGCGCCCGGACACTGGTCGCTACACGTGCGGGCACCGAAAATCTCTCCTATGCGCGCGTCTCCATCGTGCTCGCCGAACTCGCGTTGCAGCGGGGGGATGCTTCGGCGGCGCTCGCCTTCCTCGAACCGGCGCTGGAAACGCTGCACCGGATCAGCGAACCCTATCAAACCTTCCGGGTGCGTGCCGAAGTGCTTCACGGCCTTGCCATGCTTCAGGCGGGACAGGCGGCGGAAGGGCTCGACGCGGCGCGGCCGGCCTATATCGCGATCCGCGAGCGCATGCGCAGCGATCTGGTTGCCGATGAGACGCGGCTGCGTACCGAAGAGGCCTATAGCCAGACGCTGACGCTATTCGCGCAGCTGGCCCTCGAAGCCGGCGATCCCGGGCTGGGGCTGGAGGCGCTGCAACTGGCGCGCCTGGGCGATCTGGAGCGTTCGGGGCGTATGCTGGCTGCGCGCGCCGCCGCCGCCGGATCGGCCGGCACGCACCTGCGCGAACTTCAGGATCTGGTGCGGCAGGAGCAGCAGCTTCGCGCCGCGCTGAGCACGGCCGTGGCGCAGTCCGATTCGGCGGCGATCCGCGAAGCCGAAGCGGCGTTGGCGCAGACGGATCGCGCAATCCGTTCGGCCCGGGGCGAGGTGGCAACGGCTTTCCCCGGATACGCGGCGGCTCAGCGCCCCGAGCTCGTCCGGCTTGAAGGATTGCGCGAAAGGATTCCCGCCAATGGCGCGATCCTGATCGCCCAGCCGGGGCTGATGGGCATTCTGACCGTCGCCGTTACTCGCGAAGGCATCGCCTGGCATCTGACGCCGCGAAAGCGCAACGAATTCCAGGCTGCGGTGACGGCGATACGCACGTCGGTCGAGGATCGCACGCAGCCCTTCGCGCTGGCGGATGCGCATCTGCTCTATTCCGCGATTTTCGGCGCAGACATCGCGCCCCTGCTGGCGGGCAAGGAACGGCTCGACATACTGGCCGGCGGATATCTGTCGGTCATTCCCTTCTCGCTGCTGGTCGAGCGCGCGCCACAGCCTGGCGAGACGCTTGCGGATGCGGCATGGCTGGTCCGCCGCTTCGCGATCTCGACCCCGCTCAACATCGATCGGGCGGAACCGCGATCCGCGCGTTCGGTGCGCCCGGTGCGATTTGCCGGATTCGGCGACCCCGCGCTTGCGCCAGCCGGCTCCGGGGAAGCGCAACTCGCCGTGCTGGTGCGGGGCGGCGGCGTTTCGGTTCAGGATATCCGCGACCTGCCGTCCCTGCCGGGTGCGGGCGAGGAATTGGCGGCGATGGCACGGACCTTCGACAATCCCGGCAATCTGTTGCTGACCGGCAGCCAGGCAACCGAAACCGCGATCCGTGCCATCGATTTCTCGCGCTACAGCGTGCTTGCCTTTGCCACGCACGGTCTGGTCGGCGGCCAGCTGGGCGGACTGGACGAGCCCGCACTGGTGATGACACCGCCCGACACGGCGGTGCAGGATGACGACGGTTTGCTGACGGCTTCGGAAATCGCCCGCCTGCGGCTCGATGCCGACTGGGTGATCCTGTCCGCCTGCAACACCGCGGCGGGATCCGATGCCGGTACACCCACCTATTCGGGGCTGGCGCAGGCCTTCGTCTTCGCCGGCGCGCGATCGCTGTTGCTATCGCATTGGCGCGTGCGTGACGATGCCGCCGCGCGGCTTTCGGTCGCTACCGTGCGCGGCGCGGCACAGGGGCTGGGCAAGGCGGAGGCATTGCGTCGTGCGCAGCTCGAACTGATGGCCGATCCCGATATTCCCGATGCCGCGCATCCGGCGATCTGGGCGCCGTTCATCCTGATCGAGAGCTGA
- a CDS encoding DUF805 domain-containing protein — MQWMFLPYKRFFDFEGRSTRREYWLFALLQLIIAVGVAFLQAMFTPGGGEMVAGPGAYPGGDPFAPAAAPASPASLLLMGLYGLYTLAMIIPSIAVGIRRLHDSDRSGLWYLILFVPLIGALVMLVFTLLPGTEGENRFGPDPRDPEDLAELEATF, encoded by the coding sequence ATGCAGTGGATGTTTCTGCCGTATAAGCGGTTTTTCGATTTCGAAGGGCGTTCGACGCGCCGCGAATATTGGCTGTTCGCGCTGCTGCAGCTCATCATCGCAGTCGGCGTAGCTTTCCTGCAAGCGATGTTTACGCCCGGCGGCGGCGAGATGGTCGCGGGGCCGGGGGCTTATCCTGGCGGCGATCCCTTTGCCCCGGCGGCAGCGCCGGCCAGTCCGGCGTCGTTGCTGCTGATGGGGCTCTACGGCCTCTACACGCTGGCGATGATCATTCCGTCGATCGCGGTCGGGATCCGGCGCCTGCACGATTCGGATCGTTCGGGGCTGTGGTATCTGATCCTCTTCGTTCCGCTGATCGGAGCACTGGTGATGCTGGTGTTCACGCTGCTGCCGGGCACCGAGGGGGAAAACCGCTTCGGCCCCGATCCGCGCGATCCCGAAGACCTGGCCGAACTCGAAGCGACTTTCTGA
- a CDS encoding metallophosphoesterase family protein, with protein MIRLFHVSDIHFGAEDVEALDWFKRVVRNEVPDAIIVTGDLTMRARHREFAAAAEWLESLDRPTTVEVGNHDLPYFNPWARFVTPYKRYRALESMIERPLEVSGVSIVPLKTTARFQWRLNWSKGHVSTSALQESLALVEAAPEGDRIFIACHHPLVEADTRMSSETRRGEAALDALARAGAEAVLTGHVHDPFDVEHQVAGRPMRLIGAGTLSERLRDHPPSFNEIRVRDSGFETLARVMDEAHPQAKGLVEPVAG; from the coding sequence ATGATCCGCCTGTTTCACGTCAGCGACATCCATTTCGGGGCCGAGGACGTCGAGGCGCTCGACTGGTTCAAGCGTGTGGTGCGCAATGAAGTGCCCGATGCGATCATCGTTACCGGCGACCTGACGATGCGCGCGCGGCATCGCGAATTCGCAGCGGCGGCCGAATGGCTCGAAAGCCTCGACCGGCCGACCACGGTCGAGGTCGGCAATCACGACTTGCCCTATTTCAATCCCTGGGCGCGGTTCGTAACGCCGTACAAACGCTACCGCGCGCTTGAATCGATGATCGAGCGGCCGCTTGAGGTCAGCGGTGTCAGCATCGTGCCGCTCAAGACCACCGCGCGCTTCCAGTGGCGGCTCAACTGGTCGAAGGGTCATGTCAGTACCAGTGCGCTGCAGGAATCGCTCGCGCTGGTGGAGGCCGCGCCCGAGGGCGATCGCATCTTCATCGCCTGTCACCATCCGCTGGTCGAGGCCGATACGCGGATGAGTTCGGAAACGCGGCGCGGAGAGGCCGCTCTGGATGCACTTGCGCGGGCAGGGGCCGAAGCGGTGCTCACCGGCCATGTCCACGACCCGTTCGATGTCGAGCATCAGGTCGCCGGGCGCCCCATGCGACTGATCGGCGCGGGCACGCTGTCCGAACGGCTGCGCGACCATCCGCCATCGTTCAACGAGATCCGCGTGCGCGACAGCGGCTTCGAAACGCTCGCGCGGGTGATGGATGAGGCGCATCCGCAGGCGAAGGGGCTGGTCGAGCCGGTCGCCGGATAG
- a CDS encoding M16 family metallopeptidase → MTTLLLATTAALLTPTLVQAQETPAVAAEDQAIPYETFTLSNGLRVVVHEDHSVPKVAVAVWYHVGSMNEPEGKTGFAHLFEHLMFNGSEHRDDEYMPPLQEVGVSAVNGATSLDQTYYYEVVPTGGLERVLWLESDRMGYLLGAVSQAKLDEQRGVVQNEKRTYENRPYSMIPELRAHGLYPVNHPYYHATIGSMADLDAASLEDVKDWFRRYYGATNAVVTLAGDVTVEQARDLMERYFGSVPPGQPVSRMEAWVPTLERVKRESVQDNVPQAVLSWNWAVQGSNADETQALRMAATILGRGRLSRLYQALVTDNPYATGVMVNYQGAAIAGMFTIDVRLKPGVDPAEAEAVLQRELDRFIAEGPTEAELARYKTIAYSDNVRSRESLFVRAMMLAGGMVFSNDPGDYASDEAEFAALTAGEVRAAASDWLSLPNYRLTVEPFGQYQASADGADRSALPPLGPNPPLTLPERQEATLSNGMRVIFSRKQGTPTVEMVASFDAGGAADQTAKPGLQGFMLGMMDDGTENLTASEFAERSEMLGARINAYGDSDTSNFAASALTLSLDDTVALWSDMIRHPGFREEDLERDRQNALNGVRQSQASPDAIAGRVFQYLLYGPDHAYGAPLAGRAEVIESYSREEVAQFHGRWIRPDNGTIYAAGDVDFDTLIATLERHFGDWQPPETARGDKPVAPLTAQAAPRVVLVDKPGAIQSVIRVGQIMPDGLDPVNFDLDAVNGVLGGGFTARLNMNLREDKGWTYGASSGIGGGRGPQAFTVATSVQTDKTAEALTEIDGELHGITGARPVTPEELELYRRGEVLTLPDRLETNNAMVGYLRYVDRYDHPYEWIVSLADRYAAITPDTIAQTATMLHPDAMTWVIVGDLSKIEAPIRALDLGEVEVWDVEGNRLR, encoded by the coding sequence ATGACCACGCTGCTGCTGGCGACGACGGCGGCCTTGCTCACCCCCACGCTCGTACAGGCGCAGGAGACGCCTGCCGTTGCCGCCGAAGATCAGGCGATCCCCTATGAGACCTTTACCCTGTCCAACGGGCTGCGCGTGGTGGTGCATGAGGACCATTCGGTGCCCAAGGTGGCGGTCGCGGTCTGGTATCATGTCGGATCGATGAACGAGCCCGAGGGCAAGACGGGCTTTGCCCATCTGTTCGAGCATCTGATGTTCAACGGATCGGAGCATCGCGACGATGAATATATGCCGCCGCTGCAGGAAGTCGGCGTGTCGGCGGTGAATGGCGCGACCTCGCTCGACCAGACCTATTATTACGAAGTGGTGCCGACCGGCGGGCTCGAACGCGTGCTGTGGCTCGAAAGCGATCGCATGGGCTATCTGCTCGGCGCGGTCAGCCAGGCCAAGCTCGACGAGCAGCGCGGTGTCGTCCAGAATGAGAAACGCACCTACGAAAACCGGCCCTATTCGATGATTCCCGAATTGCGGGCGCATGGACTCTATCCGGTCAACCATCCCTATTATCACGCGACCATCGGTTCGATGGCGGATCTCGACGCGGCGTCGCTGGAGGATGTGAAGGACTGGTTCCGCCGCTATTACGGCGCGACCAATGCGGTGGTGACGTTGGCGGGCGACGTCACGGTCGAACAGGCGCGCGACCTGATGGAGCGCTATTTCGGCAGCGTTCCGCCGGGTCAGCCGGTCTCGCGTATGGAAGCCTGGGTGCCGACGCTCGAACGGGTGAAGCGCGAGAGCGTGCAGGACAATGTCCCGCAGGCCGTGCTGTCGTGGAACTGGGCGGTGCAGGGCAGCAATGCCGACGAAACCCAGGCGCTGCGCATGGCGGCGACGATCCTCGGCCGCGGGCGGCTTTCGCGGCTCTATCAGGCGCTGGTGACCGATAATCCCTATGCCACCGGGGTGATGGTCAATTATCAGGGCGCGGCGATCGCGGGGATGTTCACCATCGACGTGCGGCTGAAGCCGGGTGTCGATCCCGCCGAAGCCGAAGCGGTGCTCCAGCGCGAGCTCGACCGCTTCATCGCCGAAGGTCCGACCGAGGCCGAACTCGCGCGCTACAAGACGATCGCCTATAGCGACAATGTCCGCTCGCGCGAGTCGCTGTTCGTCCGCGCGATGATGCTTGCGGGCGGCATGGTCTTCTCGAACGACCCAGGCGACTATGCCAGCGACGAAGCCGAATTCGCCGCGCTGACCGCCGGGGAAGTACGCGCGGCGGCGAGCGACTGGCTGTCGCTGCCCAATTACCGGCTGACCGTCGAACCCTTCGGGCAATATCAGGCGAGCGCCGACGGCGCCGATCGCAGCGCATTGCCGCCGCTGGGACCCAATCCGCCGCTGACGCTGCCCGAACGGCAGGAAGCGACGCTGTCCAACGGCATGCGCGTCATCTTTTCGCGCAAGCAGGGCACGCCGACTGTCGAAATGGTCGCTTCGTTCGATGCCGGCGGCGCAGCCGATCAGACCGCCAAACCGGGGCTGCAGGGTTTCATGCTCGGCATGATGGACGACGGCACCGAAAATCTCACCGCCAGCGAATTCGCAGAGCGTAGCGAAATGCTCGGCGCGCGCATCAACGCCTATGGCGATTCCGACACGAGCAACTTCGCGGCCTCGGCGCTGACGCTTTCGCTGGACGACACGGTGGCGCTCTGGTCCGACATGATCCGCCATCCCGGCTTTCGTGAGGAAGACCTCGAACGCGACCGGCAGAATGCGCTCAACGGCGTGCGCCAGTCGCAGGCCAGCCCCGATGCGATCGCCGGGCGCGTCTTCCAGTATCTGCTCTACGGTCCCGACCATGCCTATGGCGCGCCGCTGGCGGGGCGGGCGGAGGTGATCGAGTCCTACAGTCGCGAGGAGGTGGCGCAGTTCCACGGCCGTTGGATTCGTCCCGACAACGGTACGATCTATGCTGCGGGTGACGTCGATTTCGACACGCTGATCGCCACGCTCGAACGCCATTTCGGCGACTGGCAGCCGCCCGAAACGGCGCGCGGCGACAAGCCGGTCGCGCCGCTGACCGCGCAGGCCGCGCCGCGCGTGGTGCTGGTCGACAAGCCCGGCGCGATCCAGTCGGTGATCCGGGTGGGGCAGATCATGCCCGACGGTCTTGACCCGGTGAATTTCGATCTCGATGCGGTCAACGGCGTGCTGGGCGGCGGCTTCACCGCGCGGCTCAACATGAACCTGCGCGAGGACAAGGGCTGGACCTATGGCGCGAGCAGCGGGATCGGCGGCGGCCGCGGCCCGCAGGCCTTCACGGTTGCGACCAGCGTGCAGACCGACAAGACCGCCGAGGCGCTGACCGAAATCGACGGCGAACTCCACGGCATCACCGGCGCGCGTCCGGTGACGCCCGAGGAACTCGAGCTTTACCGGCGCGGCGAAGTGCTGACGCTGCCCGATCGGCTCGAGACCAACAACGCGATGGTCGGCTATCTGCGCTATGTCGATCGCTACGACCATCCCTATGAATGGATCGTCTCGCTGGCCGATCGCTATGCCGCGATAACGCCCGACACGATCGCGCAGACCGCGACGATGCTGCATCCCGATGCGATGACCTGGGTCATCGTCGGCGATCTTTCGAAGATCGAGGCACCGATCCGCGCATTGGATCTGGGCGAGGTCGAAGTGTGGGATGTGGAAGGAAATCGACTGCGCTGA
- a CDS encoding sensor histidine kinase, with protein sequence MRPSLVPGIVAPVAALAALAMLAVYLVTTGVVRSASDAELRRSVDTEIAALADIYATGGQAELVTRIGDRLALQPSAPDRPRYLIAAADGARIAGDISRWPLLSAENSEAGFVTLEDGRSVFARATQLDAELKLVAAREHGSRDALLARLGTAFLIAGFLVVLGAAGFGWFAAARLRGRVRRINAAFRKVESEGAQPLQLSADDRQDELGELSRHAERLIARLGTLLQAQRDVTDQIAHEIRTPLTHLENRVLKLIDHSVDPALVAGLGQVRIEARRVADLLDSLLDIAASRAGRGDQTGFEPVDLSELAESIVDLYADSAEEADLDLRAEIMPGVMMSGNAMQLTRLLTNLLDNAFKYVPAGGQVTVRVAPGPEVEVRDNGPGVPPELRERIFERFQRGGAAIPGAGLGLALARAIAERHGLAISCRDAAPGAVFLLRPEAKR encoded by the coding sequence ATGCGTCCGTCGCTGGTTCCCGGCATCGTCGCGCCCGTCGCGGCGCTGGCGGCGCTGGCAATGCTCGCCGTCTATCTGGTGACGACCGGTGTCGTACGCAGCGCGTCGGACGCGGAATTGCGGCGCAGCGTCGACACAGAAATCGCCGCGCTCGCCGATATCTATGCCACCGGCGGGCAGGCGGAGCTGGTCACGCGGATCGGCGACCGGCTGGCGCTGCAGCCCAGCGCGCCCGATCGCCCGCGCTATCTGATCGCCGCTGCCGACGGCGCGCGGATCGCCGGCGATATCTCCCGCTGGCCGTTGCTTTCGGCCGAAAACAGCGAAGCGGGGTTCGTGACGCTGGAGGACGGCCGCAGCGTCTTCGCCCGTGCGACGCAGCTCGATGCCGAGCTAAAGCTGGTCGCCGCGCGCGAGCACGGATCGCGCGACGCGTTGCTTGCGCGGCTGGGCACGGCCTTTCTGATCGCGGGCTTCCTGGTCGTTCTGGGCGCGGCCGGATTCGGCTGGTTCGCCGCGGCGCGGCTGCGCGGGCGCGTGCGCCGTATCAACGCGGCGTTCCGCAAGGTCGAGAGCGAAGGCGCGCAACCGCTGCAACTGAGCGCCGATGATCGACAGGACGAACTGGGCGAGCTTTCGCGCCATGCCGAACGGCTGATCGCGCGGCTCGGAACGCTGCTTCAGGCGCAGCGTGACGTCACCGATCAGATCGCGCACGAAATCCGCACGCCGCTGACGCATCTGGAAAACCGCGTGCTCAAGCTGATCGATCACAGTGTCGATCCCGCGCTGGTCGCCGGGCTGGGGCAGGTGCGGATCGAGGCGCGGCGCGTCGCGGATCTGCTGGATTCGCTGCTCGATATCGCGGCAAGCCGTGCGGGGCGCGGCGATCAGACCGGGTTCGAACCGGTCGATCTTTCCGAACTGGCGGAAAGCATCGTCGATCTTTACGCCGACAGCGCTGAAGAGGCCGATCTCGACCTGCGCGCCGAAATCATGCCCGGCGTGATGATGTCCGGCAACGCGATGCAATTGACTCGGCTGCTGACCAATCTGCTTGATAATGCATTCAAATATGTCCCGGCCGGGGGGCAGGTGACGGTTCGCGTCGCGCCCGGACCGGAAGTCGAAGTGCGTGACAACGGGCCCGGTGTGCCGCCCGAACTGCGCGAGCGGATCTTCGAACGCTTTCAGCGGGGCGGGGCGGCGATCCCCGGTGCCGGGCTCGGATTGGCCCTTGCGCGGGCGATCGCGGAGCGGCACGGTCTTGCCATCTCCTGTCGGGATGCGGCGCCGGGCGCCGTGTTCCTGCTGAGGCCGGAGGCGAAAAGATGA